A single genomic interval of Polaribacter vadi harbors:
- a CDS encoding transketolase: MTNKELKLKSVFLRRNLLKYIYKAKAGHTGGSLSCVDTLNVLYNRVLNVDSTNFRNPDRDRYIQSKGHCVEALFVTLADRGFFPESDLETLCQYQSHYIGHPTKKVNGVEQNTGALGHGLPICVGEAIAAKLDDKTHRIFTLIGDGELPEGSNWEAFLAAAHYKLDNLYAILDYNKQQITGNNEDVMNTSSVKEKLESFGWAVKEVDGHNLEELEDALNNGPFIDGKPNFIIAHTIKGKGVSYMEGNIKWHHGVPSPEQYEIAMNELNEAEALI; this comes from the coding sequence ATGACAAATAAAGAATTAAAATTAAAATCGGTTTTTCTTAGAAGAAATCTCCTTAAATATATTTACAAAGCCAAAGCAGGTCATACAGGTGGTAGTTTATCTTGTGTAGATACTTTAAATGTTTTGTACAATCGTGTTTTAAATGTAGATTCAACAAATTTTAGAAATCCAGATAGAGACAGGTACATCCAAAGTAAAGGTCATTGTGTAGAAGCTCTTTTTGTAACCTTGGCAGATAGAGGCTTTTTTCCAGAATCAGATTTAGAAACACTTTGTCAATATCAATCACATTATATAGGTCATCCTACTAAAAAAGTAAATGGCGTAGAACAAAATACTGGTGCTTTAGGACATGGTTTACCAATTTGTGTTGGTGAAGCTATTGCAGCTAAACTAGATGATAAAACGCATAGAATATTTACATTAATAGGTGATGGTGAATTACCAGAAGGTTCTAATTGGGAAGCTTTTTTGGCAGCAGCACATTATAAATTAGACAACTTATATGCAATTTTAGACTATAACAAACAGCAAATTACGGGTAATAATGAAGATGTAATGAATACAAGCTCCGTAAAAGAAAAGCTAGAATCTTTTGGTTGGGCAGTAAAAGAAGTCGATGGTCATAATCTTGAAGAATTAGAGGATGCATTAAACAATGGTCCTTTTATAGATGGAAAACCAAACTTTATAATTGCGCATACTATTAAAGGTAAAGGAGTAAGTTATATGGAAGGGAATATCAAATGGCATCATGGAGTGCCTAGTCCTGAACAATATGAAATTGCAATGAATGAATTAAATGAAGCGGAAGCGTTAATCTAA
- a CDS encoding transketolase family protein, translating to MELDKIEEKNLKMGKANQEIFSETLQALAENDKNIIVVTSDSRGSGKLVPFAQKYPKQIVEVGIAEQNLVGVAAGLASAGKKTFAISPACFLSARALEQIKNDVCYSDNPVTLVGISSGVSYGALGTTHHSLHDFAVLRAINNLTIVAPADNFETAEAVKLAAKTKTPIYMRYGKKAMPFLNENDKTFEFGKGRVVKKGNDLTIIACGETVYPAWLAAKKLEEEKGLKATVVSMHTIKPLDVQLLENLAANGKPIITVEEHMVYGGLGEACAAYLFQKGFKNSFKIMGIPDEYTVTGSQVEIFNHYGISEDGIYKMCVNLINS from the coding sequence ATGGAGTTAGACAAAATTGAAGAGAAAAATTTAAAAATGGGAAAAGCAAATCAGGAAATTTTTTCTGAAACCTTGCAGGCATTAGCAGAAAATGATAAAAATATTATTGTTGTTACAAGTGATTCTAGAGGTTCAGGAAAATTAGTTCCTTTTGCACAAAAATACCCAAAACAAATAGTAGAAGTTGGTATTGCAGAACAAAATTTAGTAGGTGTTGCAGCAGGTTTAGCATCCGCAGGAAAAAAAACATTTGCAATTTCTCCTGCATGTTTTTTAAGTGCGCGTGCATTAGAGCAAATTAAAAACGATGTTTGTTATTCTGACAATCCTGTAACATTAGTAGGCATTAGTTCTGGAGTAAGTTATGGTGCATTGGGTACAACACACCATAGTTTACATGATTTTGCTGTTTTAAGAGCCATCAATAATTTAACAATTGTAGCTCCTGCAGATAATTTTGAAACAGCAGAAGCTGTAAAATTAGCAGCAAAAACAAAGACACCTATTTACATGCGTTATGGTAAAAAAGCGATGCCTTTTTTAAACGAAAACGACAAAACCTTTGAATTCGGTAAAGGAAGAGTTGTTAAAAAAGGTAACGATTTAACCATAATCGCTTGCGGAGAAACTGTATATCCTGCTTGGTTAGCTGCCAAAAAATTAGAAGAAGAAAAAGGCTTAAAAGCAACTGTTGTAAGTATGCACACCATTAAACCTTTAGACGTACAATTATTAGAAAACTTAGCTGCAAATGGTAAACCAATAATAACAGTTGAAGAACATATGGTTTATGGTGGTTTAGGAGAAGCTTGTGCTGCCTATTTATTTCAAAAAGGATTTAAAAATTCTTTTAAAATAATGGGGATTCCAGATGAATATACTGTTACTGGATCGCAAGTAGAAATTTTTAATCACTATGGAATTTCAGAAGATGGAATTTATAAAATGTGTGTAAACCTAATTAATTCATAG
- a CDS encoding FGGY family carbohydrate kinase has translation MSKSYILSIDQGTSGTKAIIFDEFGTVIIKTIEPLKSYYPTPSFVEQDPQEIYESVIKAVKNCIKKFNDSFPEEKHKIVSCGISNQRETFVLWDKNGKPLHNAVVWQCKRSVEVCERLKENNLEENIQTSTGLTIDPYFSATKVIWLYENNATVKKAIDKGEAYFGTVDTWLLYKLTNGSVFKTEYTNASRTLFYNIYNLEWDASLLKAFNIDSLNLPEVTFSSDYFGDSTFENTLSIALPITGIIGDSQAAFFGEECFTNGMAKATLGTGSSILWNAKNLNKITDNGMLTTIGWSLEGQVNYALEGVIVSCGSTIEWLKNQLAIFTSYDQIEPMATFLETNEDVYLVPAFSGMGAPYWQKEWKASIHGLTFGTTKEHLVRAALESIAFQLKDVIFSIEKETKTQLKELKVNGGITANKFLMQFIADLLKTPITNMGITDVSAWGAALISGLGVKLWTNIDEIPKLPADKIKKYQPNLNSENIDNSYLNWVSILKNKIA, from the coding sequence ATGTCAAAATCATATATTTTATCTATAGATCAAGGAACTAGTGGTACCAAAGCAATTATTTTTGATGAATTTGGTACTGTAATCATAAAAACTATAGAACCATTAAAATCATACTACCCTACTCCAAGTTTTGTAGAGCAAGATCCACAAGAAATTTATGAATCTGTTATAAAAGCCGTTAAAAATTGTATCAAGAAATTTAATGATTCTTTTCCTGAAGAAAAACATAAAATCGTTTCTTGCGGAATATCAAATCAAAGAGAAACATTTGTACTTTGGGACAAAAATGGCAAACCACTTCATAATGCTGTAGTTTGGCAATGCAAAAGATCTGTTGAAGTTTGTGAGCGTTTAAAAGAAAATAATTTAGAAGAGAACATACAAACAAGTACAGGATTAACTATAGACCCTTATTTTTCTGCAACAAAAGTAATTTGGTTATATGAAAATAACGCTACAGTTAAAAAAGCTATTGATAAAGGTGAAGCCTATTTTGGCACCGTAGATACTTGGTTACTTTATAAGCTTACCAATGGCAGTGTTTTTAAAACGGAATATACAAATGCATCAAGAACTTTATTTTATAATATTTATAATTTAGAATGGGATGCATCACTTTTAAAAGCATTTAATATTGATTCATTAAACTTACCAGAAGTAACTTTTTCTTCAGACTATTTTGGCGATTCCACTTTTGAGAATACGCTTAGTATAGCACTTCCTATAACAGGAATTATTGGTGATTCTCAAGCAGCATTTTTTGGTGAAGAATGTTTTACAAATGGAATGGCAAAAGCTACTTTAGGTACAGGTTCTTCTATACTATGGAATGCTAAAAATTTAAATAAAATAACCGATAATGGCATGCTTACCACAATTGGTTGGAGTTTAGAAGGGCAAGTAAATTATGCTTTAGAAGGTGTTATTGTAAGTTGCGGCTCTACCATAGAGTGGTTAAAAAATCAGTTAGCAATTTTTACTTCTTATGATCAAATTGAACCCATGGCAACATTTTTAGAAACAAATGAAGATGTTTATTTAGTTCCAGCATTTAGCGGAATGGGCGCTCCTTATTGGCAAAAAGAATGGAAAGCTTCTATACATGGTTTAACTTTTGGAACAACCAAAGAGCATCTTGTAAGAGCGGCTTTAGAGTCTATAGCTTTTCAGCTAAAAGATGTCATTTTTTCTATAGAAAAAGAAACAAAAACACAACTAAAAGAATTAAAAGTAAATGGAGGTATTACTGCCAATAAATTTTTGATGCAATTTATAGCAGACTTATTAAAAACACCTATTACGAATATGGGAATTACAGACGTTTCTGCTTGGGGAGCTGCTTTAATTTCTGGTTTAGGAGTAAAATTATGGACTAATATTGATGAAATCCCAAAATTACCTGCTGATAAAATAAAAAAATATCAACCTAATTTAAACTCAGAAAATATTGATAACTCTTATTTAAATTGGGTATCTATTTTAAAAAATAAAATAGCATAG
- a CDS encoding sigma-70 family RNA polymerase sigma factor — protein MIMISNDLKILNNLKLDKPGAFKELFDLYYIPLSTYALKYCDSFSLAEDIVQDLFIKIWDDKLYLNFEEAIGPYLFKSIKNNTLQATKKNAKYQFLDIEEHVNKLILDENLDVKYIEKEKKKLHLEIEALPNKCKEVFKAIVLENLKYKEVALKFGISVNTVKTHYSRALKRLRNSTVLVLILFFL, from the coding sequence ATGATTATGATATCGAATGATTTAAAAATTCTTAACAATCTAAAACTTGATAAGCCTGGAGCTTTCAAGGAATTGTTCGATTTATATTACATACCTTTAAGTACATATGCTTTAAAATATTGCGATTCTTTTTCTTTAGCAGAAGATATCGTTCAAGATTTATTTATAAAAATTTGGGATGATAAATTGTACTTAAACTTTGAAGAAGCAATAGGCCCATACCTATTCAAATCCATAAAAAACAACACTTTACAAGCAACCAAAAAAAATGCGAAGTATCAATTTTTAGATATAGAAGAGCATGTAAATAAATTGATTCTTGATGAAAATTTAGATGTAAAATATATTGAAAAAGAAAAGAAAAAATTACATCTAGAAATTGAAGCATTACCAAATAAATGTAAAGAAGTGTTTAAAGCTATTGTTTTAGAAAATCTTAAGTATAAAGAAGTAGCTTTAAAATTTGGAATTTCAGTAAATACAGTAAAAACACACTATTCTAGAGCTCTCAAACGACTCCGAAATTCCACGGTATTAGTACTTATTTTATTTTTTTTATAA
- a CDS encoding FecR family protein yields MTRINSYILKLISKYISKEFNEKEFNELKKWIKQDSKNEELFINHLKVYKKKRRTELLKILDEDIAWKRIVSKLKTPLKSISISKNYNSKTKFRKLFSEIPKYAAAVLLLFTIGYFYQKIYLKSDMKPEVQSKYITLQLENGTTKIINTENSSKLISDNGKVIGNQKGNELVYNTEVDKINEKLAYNTLFVPYGKRFKIKLSDGTLVHLNAGSSLKYPIKFLKGQKRTVFLNGEAYFSVTKDLNHPFIVNAEELNIEVLGTEFNVSSYPEDAESNVVLVEGSVGMYKINNTLNEATMLIPGVKGTLNKESKKISTEKVNTFIYTSWREGGLFFRKMTFKNIAKKIERHYNMKIIIKNKLLENEIFNANFNEEPIENILSYFSESYKLEYKIENNKIFIN; encoded by the coding sequence ATGACCCGTATAAACTCTTATATTTTAAAACTAATTTCTAAGTATATCTCTAAAGAGTTTAACGAAAAAGAGTTTAACGAATTAAAAAAATGGATAAAGCAAGATTCTAAAAACGAAGAGCTTTTTATAAATCATTTAAAAGTTTATAAGAAAAAAAGAAGAACCGAACTTTTAAAGATATTAGATGAAGATATTGCTTGGAAACGGATAGTTTCTAAACTAAAAACACCACTTAAAAGCATTTCAATTTCTAAAAATTATAATTCCAAAACTAAATTTAGAAAGTTATTTAGCGAAATTCCAAAATACGCTGCTGCAGTACTTTTACTTTTTACAATAGGTTATTTTTATCAGAAAATATATTTAAAAAGTGATATGAAACCAGAAGTGCAATCAAAATATATAACACTTCAACTAGAAAACGGAACTACTAAAATTATAAATACAGAAAACTCCTCAAAGTTAATAAGTGATAATGGTAAAGTTATTGGTAATCAAAAAGGAAATGAACTTGTATACAATACTGAAGTTGACAAAATAAACGAAAAATTAGCTTACAATACTTTATTTGTTCCTTACGGAAAACGTTTTAAAATTAAATTATCTGATGGCACACTTGTTCATCTAAATGCAGGATCTTCTTTAAAATACCCAATTAAGTTTTTAAAAGGACAAAAAAGAACGGTTTTTTTAAACGGTGAAGCTTATTTTTCTGTTACTAAAGATCTTAATCATCCATTTATAGTAAATGCAGAAGAATTAAATATTGAAGTTCTTGGAACTGAATTTAATGTATCTTCTTACCCAGAAGATGCTGAATCTAATGTTGTTTTGGTAGAAGGTTCAGTTGGAATGTATAAAATCAACAACACTTTAAATGAAGCAACAATGTTAATTCCTGGAGTAAAAGGAACACTAAATAAAGAAAGTAAAAAAATTAGTACGGAAAAAGTTAACACATTTATTTATACATCCTGGAGAGAAGGTGGTCTTTTCTTTAGAAAGATGACTTTTAAAAATATTGCTAAAAAAATAGAAAGACATTATAATATGAAAATTATTATAAAAAATAAACTTTTAGAAAACGAGATATTTAATGCCAATTTTAATGAAGAACCGATAGAAAATATACTTAGCTATTTTAGTGAAAGTTATAAACTTGAATATAAAATAGAAAACAACAAAATATTTATCAACTAA
- a CDS encoding TonB-dependent receptor, protein MKKFLNRRGRKLPHLNFELKMKLTTLFAVVSFFSMFANTGYTQTITLNIENTPVSQIIDEIEATTEYRFVYNTKFVDLKRKASIKVNKETIENILNELFKNTNTSFKVKNTQVVLKSKKENQTLPINQTPPINLQNYVIKGTVNDENGMPILGASVLEKNTTNGTETNFDGNFSISVSKKSTTLIISYLGYTTKEVAVNDENNINIVLSESTTGLNEIVVIGFGRVKKRDLTGAVSSVKSEDISLAPVISPIEAIQGRVAGIDITRNDGRAGSGFNILLRGNKSLTRNSNPIYIIDGIQGDINSLNPNDIASIDVLKDASSTAIYGISGANGVIIITTKKGVKGKIQVDFNSYISINSNPSYPSPLQGDAWLKYLEDGYIASNGVASPNRDALLTGWGLSPANLNQYIDDGKYVDWANETFKTGIQKNNTISIRGGNDKVQGSFSLGHNKTEGIYTGDDINVYTMRSDVNIQAAKWLKFGIVTGLIFRDQNQNRSRVNKAFGLVPLGDIYDEDGNINRFPIMNDVEPSVLANNIPGTYLNNNKTTRITANPYVDFTFAKNLTFRSILGVSLANGRNGQYESDKTYLKLTGSSAAERTGAYNTSLSYGYNWENILNYETNIAKDHNIGATFITSYLYNQSEYSQIYGAGFTSDNSLWYNLKEAPSQILNSGYSMSKRSSYAGRFNYNYKGKYFITGSVRTDGVSELSGGNKWDAFPAGAVAWRVSDEDFMTDISWVNNLKLRLGYGVSGSRNVGAYATLSGVTGGPQQLDLGGGEVQTFIPTEIVGNTNLGWEKSYNTNIGLDFNLVNNKINGSIEYYNTDSKNLIYPRPLPSTVGGVGPKTSFIQEANLAAMNNKGIELTLNTNNIETDNFKWTSSLTFAKNTEKVTEVNLGNVEVSDLVSLNLFIGNQSRVFYDYNKIGIWQLGEEADAAVFGLEPGDVKIQSSLTKQSEGVWTRNVTDDQGVTTEETYTASNPYTINANEDRRIIGQAAPDWTAGLQNTFVYKAFDLSIFATARYGQMIEGELLGFMSYGTPNLPDNYNYWTPTNPTNDFPRPYINRSTNASQPIQALNNLDGSYFKIKNITLGYTVPKQFTNKIGLSNLRLYGTVYNSLIIAKSHLLKGLDPESGASDSFPLYKQVVFGLNVSF, encoded by the coding sequence ATGAAAAAATTTCTTAATAGAAGAGGTAGAAAGTTACCTCATCTAAACTTTGAATTAAAAATGAAATTAACTACTTTATTTGCAGTCGTCTCTTTTTTTAGCATGTTCGCAAATACTGGCTATACACAAACAATTACTTTAAATATAGAAAACACACCTGTATCTCAAATAATAGATGAAATTGAAGCTACAACAGAATATAGGTTTGTTTACAATACAAAATTTGTTGATTTAAAACGTAAAGCTTCTATAAAAGTAAATAAAGAAACTATAGAAAATATTTTAAATGAATTGTTTAAAAATACAAATACTTCTTTTAAAGTTAAAAATACACAAGTTGTATTAAAAAGTAAAAAAGAAAATCAAACATTACCAATTAATCAAACACCCCCCATCAACCTTCAAAACTATGTTATAAAAGGAACTGTTAATGATGAAAATGGAATGCCCATTCTAGGTGCAAGTGTTCTTGAAAAAAATACCACAAATGGAACTGAAACAAATTTTGATGGTAATTTCTCAATTTCGGTTTCAAAGAAAAGCACAACGTTAATAATTTCTTACTTAGGGTATACCACTAAAGAAGTTGCTGTTAATGATGAAAATAATATAAATATTGTATTGAGTGAATCTACTACAGGACTTAATGAAATTGTTGTAATTGGTTTTGGTAGAGTAAAAAAACGAGATTTAACAGGTGCTGTTTCTTCTGTAAAAAGTGAAGATATATCTTTAGCTCCTGTAATTAGCCCTATTGAAGCTATACAAGGTAGAGTTGCTGGTATAGATATTACACGTAATGATGGACGCGCAGGTTCTGGTTTTAACATTCTACTTCGTGGTAACAAATCTTTAACTAGAAATAGTAATCCTATTTATATTATTGACGGAATACAAGGAGATATTAATAGTTTGAATCCAAATGATATTGCTTCTATAGATGTTTTGAAAGACGCTTCTTCTACAGCAATATATGGTATATCTGGTGCTAATGGTGTTATTATTATTACTACCAAAAAAGGAGTTAAAGGTAAAATTCAAGTAGATTTCAACTCATACATAAGTATTAACAGCAATCCATCTTATCCAAGTCCATTACAAGGGGATGCTTGGCTTAAATATCTTGAAGATGGTTATATTGCTTCAAATGGAGTAGCATCACCAAACAGAGATGCCTTACTTACAGGTTGGGGATTATCTCCTGCAAACCTAAATCAATATATTGATGATGGAAAATATGTAGATTGGGCAAATGAAACTTTTAAAACTGGTATACAAAAAAACAACACAATATCAATTAGAGGAGGTAACGATAAAGTTCAAGGTAGTTTCTCTTTAGGCCATAATAAAACAGAAGGTATATATACAGGAGACGATATCAACGTATATACTATGAGAAGTGATGTAAACATCCAAGCAGCAAAGTGGTTAAAATTCGGAATTGTAACTGGTTTAATTTTTAGAGATCAAAATCAAAATAGAAGTCGTGTTAATAAAGCATTTGGTTTAGTTCCTTTAGGTGATATTTATGATGAAGATGGAAACATCAATAGATTTCCGATAATGAATGATGTTGAACCAAGTGTACTTGCAAACAATATACCTGGAACGTATTTAAATAATAATAAGACAACAAGAATTACAGCAAACCCTTATGTTGATTTTACTTTTGCTAAAAACCTAACCTTCAGATCAATTTTAGGAGTAAGTTTAGCAAACGGACGCAATGGACAATATGAAAGTGACAAAACATATTTAAAGCTTACAGGAAGTTCTGCTGCAGAAAGAACTGGTGCTTATAATACATCTTTAAGCTACGGATATAACTGGGAAAACATCCTTAATTATGAGACCAATATTGCAAAAGATCATAATATAGGCGCAACATTTATCACATCATACTTATATAATCAAAGCGAATATTCTCAAATTTATGGTGCAGGTTTTACCTCAGATAATAGCTTATGGTATAATTTAAAAGAAGCTCCTTCTCAAATCTTAAATAGTGGTTATAGTATGAGTAAACGCTCTTCTTACGCTGGTAGATTTAATTACAACTACAAAGGTAAATACTTTATTACAGGTTCTGTAAGAACAGATGGTGTATCAGAATTATCAGGAGGAAATAAATGGGATGCATTTCCTGCAGGAGCAGTTGCTTGGAGAGTTTCTGACGAAGATTTTATGACTGATATAAGTTGGGTAAATAATTTAAAATTACGTTTAGGTTATGGAGTTTCTGGAAGCAGAAATGTAGGTGCTTATGCCACACTTTCTGGAGTTACAGGAGGTCCTCAACAATTAGATCTTGGTGGTGGAGAAGTACAAACTTTTATTCCAACAGAAATTGTTGGAAATACAAATTTAGGTTGGGAAAAATCATACAATACAAATATTGGTTTAGATTTTAATTTGGTTAATAATAAAATTAATGGATCTATAGAATATTATAATACAGATTCAAAAAACCTAATATATCCAAGACCTTTACCTTCTACTGTTGGTGGTGTTGGTCCAAAAACATCATTTATACAAGAAGCTAATCTTGCTGCAATGAATAATAAAGGTATAGAATTAACTCTAAACACAAATAATATTGAAACCGATAATTTTAAATGGACTTCTAGTTTAACTTTTGCTAAAAACACAGAAAAAGTAACAGAAGTTAATTTAGGAAATGTAGAAGTTTCAGATTTGGTTTCTCTAAATTTATTTATAGGAAATCAAAGCAGAGTTTTCTACGACTATAATAAAATTGGTATTTGGCAATTAGGTGAAGAAGCAGATGCAGCTGTTTTTGGATTAGAACCAGGAGATGTTAAAATTCAATCGAGTTTAACAAAACAATCTGAAGGCGTTTGGACGAGAAATGTTACAGATGACCAAGGAGTTACAACAGAAGAAACATATACAGCTTCAAACCCTTATACAATAAACGCAAATGAAGATCGTAGAATTATTGGACAAGCAGCACCAGATTGGACTGCTGGTTTACAAAATACGTTTGTATACAAAGCATTTGATTTAAGCATTTTTGCAACAGCAAGATATGGACAAATGATTGAAGGAGAATTATTAGGTTTTATGAGCTATGGAACTCCAAATTTACCAGATAATTATAATTATTGGACGCCAACAAATCCAACAAACGATTTTCCTAGACCTTATATTAATAGAAGTACAAATGCTTCTCAACCTATTCAAGCTCTTAATAATTTAGATGGTTCCTATTTTAAAATTAAAAATATAACACTTGGTTATACGGTTCCTAAACAATTTACAAACAAAATAGGATTAAGCAATTTAAGATTATACGGAACTGTTTACAATTCATTAATTATTGCTAAAAGTCATCTATTAAAAGGATTAGATCCAGAATCTGGAGCTTCTGATTCTTTCCCACTTTATAAACAAGTAGTTTTTGGTTTAAATGTATCATTTTAA